From the Candidatus Neomarinimicrobiota bacterium genome, the window AAATATGGTGATATTCAGGTAGATACGAACAGGTCCTTTGAAATCTACAAAGAGTGGTTGAAAATGGCTCGTCCTGGCCCTGGTCCTAACGGCCTGCGCCGGCCACTTTGGATGGCGAGAACACTCCGGCCGGCTGATGAAGCTTACTATATCAAATAGAGAGAATCATACCAGATTTCCTGAGGCGTTCTGAACTCGGCTCGAGAACTTGTGGTTCTTCACACAAGTTCGGCTGTAAACTTCCGCAGTGATTGCCAACATCATATACTGGTTTACCCAGAGGCGTTGGCTCTTCTTCGCCTTTTTATGCGGGCTTTTCCTCTTTCTTCTTCCTACGCCTGAAGGCTTAACCCTGTACGGCTACCGGTCGATTATTATTGTTGTGGTGGCTGTCTTGCTCATCATCTTTGAACCTCTCCCTCTGCCGGCTATTGCGCTTCTGATGGTTATTTTTCAAGTACTGTTCGGCATATCTTCACCCAACGATGCTGCCTCTTCCTTCATGAGTGATGCAGTCTTTTTTATTATGGGGTCGCTGATGCTGGCAGTGGCTATCGTGCATCAGGGCCTCGATACGCGACTTGCCCTCGGTATTATACGACTTGCGGGCCACCAGACGTGGAAGATTGTTTTCGGCTTTATTGCGGTCTGTGCCATCCTCTCATCGTTTATCGGTGAGCATACGGTAACCGCAATGATGATGCCGGTAGGGTTGACACTGATTCGTCACACAAACAAGGATCCCAAGAAGGTATCCAGTCTCACCGGACTGATCCTATTCTCTATCGCTTACGGCAGTGCCATGGGTTCCATAGGGACACCTTCCGGCGGCGGCAGGAACGTCATTATGATCGGCTATCTTTCCCAATTCGGCATTGCTGATATATCGTATCTCGAATGGATGAAATATTCTTATCCGGTACTTCTGCTGGAGATTCCGTTGGCAGCACTGATACTGTGGTGGACTTTCCGTCCCGAGAAAATGACTCTCGATTCTGCCGTTCGCAAGTTGAC encodes:
- a CDS encoding DASS family sodium-coupled anion symporter, whose protein sequence is MIANIIYWFTQRRWLFFAFLCGLFLFLLPTPEGLTLYGYRSIIIVVVAVLLIIFEPLPLPAIALLMVIFQVLFGISSPNDAASSFMSDAVFFIMGSLMLAVAIVHQGLDTRLALGIIRLAGHQTWKIVFGFIAVCAILSSFIGEHTVTAMMMPVGLTLIRHTNKDPKKVSSLTGLILFSIAYGSAMGSIGTPSGGGRNVIMIGYLSQFGIADISYLEWMKYSYPVLLLEIPLAALILWWTFRPEKMTLDSAVRKLTVQVAKSGKMTGRQIFAIAVFVIVFLGWVFLSPRIGLGIVALIGVVLYLSFGLVEWQELNRNTNWGVILLFGAAISIGFQMKETGAALWVATKAIDTLTLITPDVDMLRGITSVILTAGLTNLLSNAATVAVIGPIVLNMGGDPVLIGIATAVASSFAYLTVVASPTCMIIHSSGLVTAKDYLRAGWKMFLMSILILFLVSNFWWPLLR